Within bacterium, the genomic segment TTTCTCATCGAAGAGGGGATAAGGGGAGAATGATAGCGTTTTTGCAGATGGGAGTGATGGAGTGAAGGCGCCAAAATAGGGATATAGCCACAGAGTCACAGAGAACACAGAGGGAATATAGCAGTTATTAGTCAAAATTTTACTCAGAGTGGATAAGGGAAAAATCCCAAATCCCAAGCACCAAATTCCACATACCAAAAAGCGAATTAGAGATTAGTGAATTAGAGATTAGATTTTACTAATTCGCTAATTCGCTTAATTCACTAATTCACTAAATGGAATTTGGAATTTGTGATTTGGAATTTCATAGCCATATCTATGTCAAATTTCGATTAATAAGTACTATAATTCGTGTCCATTTGTCGCTAATTTCTCTAATTCTCTGTGAACTCTGTGCCTCTGTGGCTAAACGGTTACCCAAAATCACTATTCCACTACTCCATCATTCCCGGACTGAATGGAGGTAAAATAATGGATTTTCGAGATATCATTTTACGGCTTTTATTAACCGTGGTTATGGGCGGGATTATTGGAGCAGAGCGGCAGATTCACCGCAAATCTGCCGGAATGAGAACACATATCCTCGTATGTCTGGGTTCGACATTAATGATGCTTATTTCCTTATTTATTTATGATACCTTCAAAGACGAAGTAAATGTTGACCCTGGTAGAATTGTTGGGCATGTCATCAGTGGCATTGGATTTTTAGGTGCTGGCACGATTATCGTTACTGGAGGGTCTATTCGAGGATTAACTACGGCGGCAACACTCTGGGTCACCGCCGCGGTAGGATTAGCGGTTGGCTGTGGATTCTACTTAGCCGCAGGTATAACAACACTTATCATTCTCCTTGCCCTGATATGGTTAGAACCATTTGAAGAAAAATTCCTATCAAAAGATAGAAAAGAGGAAATGGACAGCAATTCTCATTCTGAGAAGGTATAAGGAATAAAAATGTCGTGTTTTGAATTTCATATCTCTAAAAAATCAAGACTTCGCTATCAGTTTAACGAAAATATCTATTGTTTGTCTGGAAATGTCGTTCTAACAGATTTTTATGCGGTTCGGCTGTTTGCTCAAAAAATAAACCAACGCCGTGATTGGACAACTGGTTTTATGGAACCTGTCCGTGCCAGCCACATCAATGCTATGGGATTAATTGATGAAATCATTCATTATGTCTGCGGTCGGTATCGCCAGGATAAAAATCCCAGCGCCTTGAAGAACGCCGTCAACTGGCTAAATGACAAATTTGGTGCGGAAATAATTAATTGCACCCTGCTTAAATTTATCGATGAATTTCCACCACTTCTCGTCTATCAAGAAAGGCAATCTAAAGAGGCGTATCTTAAAGCAGAAACCAACGGTATATCCCATTCTGAAATCCTGACAGAAGAGATGATTTGTCTATATTTAGCCAATAATAATCCTGCTTTCTTATCGTTTGCTGAATTGTTTGAGGATTTTGAATTAAAGAAAACAACACCCTATCCACAAATTGTAAGTTCACTTATTGATTATTTTAACACTCAACCGCGATTTGGTGCAAAAGAAGAGTGCCTGATTGATTTTTTAAGGGCACCAGTAAAGGCATCACCGCATTCGTTAACAGGTCAACTGGCTTATATTAGAGAAAATTGGGCTCATTTGCTTTCAAAAGACCTTCTTTACCGCATTTTACTGGCACTTGATTTAATCAAAGAAGAAGACAAATTTCGGGCAATTGGCGCCGGACCAACATTAGTCCCGGATTTCAAACTCATTGATACTGGTTTGGGCCCTGAATATGAGCGTTTTAGCCCGGATGCAGATTGGATGCCAAATGTAGTTTTAATAGCCAAAAATGTTTATGTCTGGCTGGAGCAATTATCTAAAAAATATCACCGAGCCATAACTAAGCTGGATGAGATACCTGATGAGGAATTAGATATTTTAGCCCGATGGGGATTTACGGCTTTGTGGCTGATTGGTTTATGGGAAAGAAGTCCAGCCTCACAAAAAATAAAGCAGATTTGTGGAAATCCAGAGGCAATCTCATCAGCCTACTCACTTTATGACTACACCATTGCTGAGGATTTAGGAGGGGAGTCTGCACTTATGAATTTGCGAAATCGGGCATTTAGTCACGGTATTCGATTATCCAGCGATATGGTGCCAAACCATATGGGCATATACTCAAAATGGGTGATTGAACATCCTGACTGGTTTATTCACTTAAGACACAGCCCTTTCCCCTCATATCGGTTTACCGGGGTTAATCTATCCTGGGATGAGCGAGTTGGGATTTATATCGAGGATGGTTATTGGAATAGGCAGGATGCGGCGGTTGTCTTTAAACGAGTTGACCATTGGACTGGCGACGAAAGATACATTTATCACGGCAATGATGGCACGCATATGCCCTGGAATGATACCGCTCAGTTGAATTTTCTGATGCCAGAGGTGCGTGAAGCGGTTATCCAGACAATCATTCATGTAGCAAGGCAATTTCCCATCATTCGTTTTGATGCGGCAATGACGCTGGTTAAAAAACACTATCAACGACTCTGGTTTCCTCAGCCTGGTAGTGGTGGTGATATTCCATCAAGGGCTGAATATGGCATAACTAAAAAAGAATTTGACCAACTCTTTCCTGCAGAATTCTGGAGAGAGGTAGTTGACCGAGTTGCGGCTGAGGTGCCTGATACACTACTTCTGGCAGAGGCTTTCTGGCTGATGGAAGGTTATTTTGTTCGCACACTTGGTATGCACCGCGTCTATAATAGTGCCTTTATGAACATGCTTAAAATGGAAGAAAATGCAAAATATCGCTCGGTAATAAAAAATGTATTAGAATTTAACCCCCAAATATTGAAGCGGTTTGTTAATTTTATGAATAACCCGGATGAAGAGACCACTCTGGCTCAATTTGGCAAAGATGATAAATATTTTGGTGTGCTTTTGATGATGGTCACAATGCCTGGCTTACCTATGTTTGGTCATGGACAAATCGAAGGGTTTGGAGAAAAATATGGGATGGAGTATCGAAGGGCATACTGGGATGAACAGGTGGACTGGAATCTCGTCTGGCGACACGAAAGCGAAATATTCCCTTTAATGAAAAAACGATACCTGTTCAGTGGTGTTGAAAATTTTCTGCTTTATGATTTTTATAATCAACACGGCTATGTAAATGAAAATGTCTTTGCCTATTCTAATATGTGTGGCGATGAGAGAGCGATTATCCTTTATCACAATAAATTTGAGCAGGCCGCTGGCTGGATTAAAACATCTGTCGCTTTTTCGCTTGATGGCAAACACCTCATCCAGAAAACATTAGCACAAGGACTAAAATTAAAAACCGATGAGCCATATTATTATATCTTTAAAGATTACAAAACTGGACTTGAATACATCCGTCAGGGGCGAGAAATTGCCCAAAATGGACTGTATGTCCAGTTAGATGCATTCAAATACCATATCTTTATGGATTTCCGTGAAATATATGACACCCCTGAAGGACACTATCGGAATCTAACAAATTTCCTCAACGGTCGCGGTGTGCCAAATATTGAAGAGGCAGTGACCGAGCTCTATCTTAAACCAATCCACATACCTTTTACGGCAATTATAAATCCAGACACCCTTCATAAATTGGCTGGTGGTGAAATAAACGAATTTGAGGATAAAATCAGGGCATTGTTGTGGGCAGTCAAACACTTTAGCGAAGGACTGGGTGATGTCGAAACGGTTGCCAGTCATTTAAAAAGAGTTTTTTTGGCGGCACTCCAACTGGAAAAATTGGATGTCCCTGAGACTATTGACTTTTTCCGCACCTATCCTAACAATAAAAGAATTTTGTTAATCTGGCTGGTGGTTTATTCCTTAGGACGGATAAAAGCAGAGATAACTGATTATGAGGAACAAAGCCTGACCTGGATTGATGAATGGTTGCTGGGCAAGATTATTCGACAAACTATTCAGGCAATGGGAACAGATGACTGGGTTGCTTATCGTGAGGAATTTTTGATAAAGATTTTGATTAAGCATCACCAGTGGATTAAAAATCCTTTAATTAATATCTTAAAAGACCCTGAGGTTCAAAATTACATTCATTTAAATAGATATGAAGGGATATTGTATTTTCACAAGGAGAGTTTTGAGGAGTTGATGAATTGGCTCTTTATAGTTTCAATTGTCCATGAACCCACTGGTAGCATTGAGCGATATGAAGTTGTCCGTAAATTCATCCAATCCGCCAAAAAGGCAAAATATCAATTTAATAAAATGAGGTAACCGTTCACCGCAGAGACACAGAGACGCAGAGAAAAAAATAAAAAAC encodes:
- a CDS encoding MgtC/SapB family protein, which codes for MDFRDIILRLLLTVVMGGIIGAERQIHRKSAGMRTHILVCLGSTLMMLISLFIYDTFKDEVNVDPGRIVGHVISGIGFLGAGTIIVTGGSIRGLTTAATLWVTAAVGLAVGCGFYLAAGITTLIILLALIWLEPFEEKFLSKDRKEEMDSNSHSEKV
- a CDS encoding alpha-amylase family glycosyl hydrolase; the encoded protein is MSCFEFHISKKSRLRYQFNENIYCLSGNVVLTDFYAVRLFAQKINQRRDWTTGFMEPVRASHINAMGLIDEIIHYVCGRYRQDKNPSALKNAVNWLNDKFGAEIINCTLLKFIDEFPPLLVYQERQSKEAYLKAETNGISHSEILTEEMICLYLANNNPAFLSFAELFEDFELKKTTPYPQIVSSLIDYFNTQPRFGAKEECLIDFLRAPVKASPHSLTGQLAYIRENWAHLLSKDLLYRILLALDLIKEEDKFRAIGAGPTLVPDFKLIDTGLGPEYERFSPDADWMPNVVLIAKNVYVWLEQLSKKYHRAITKLDEIPDEELDILARWGFTALWLIGLWERSPASQKIKQICGNPEAISSAYSLYDYTIAEDLGGESALMNLRNRAFSHGIRLSSDMVPNHMGIYSKWVIEHPDWFIHLRHSPFPSYRFTGVNLSWDERVGIYIEDGYWNRQDAAVVFKRVDHWTGDERYIYHGNDGTHMPWNDTAQLNFLMPEVREAVIQTIIHVARQFPIIRFDAAMTLVKKHYQRLWFPQPGSGGDIPSRAEYGITKKEFDQLFPAEFWREVVDRVAAEVPDTLLLAEAFWLMEGYFVRTLGMHRVYNSAFMNMLKMEENAKYRSVIKNVLEFNPQILKRFVNFMNNPDEETTLAQFGKDDKYFGVLLMMVTMPGLPMFGHGQIEGFGEKYGMEYRRAYWDEQVDWNLVWRHESEIFPLMKKRYLFSGVENFLLYDFYNQHGYVNENVFAYSNMCGDERAIILYHNKFEQAAGWIKTSVAFSLDGKHLIQKTLAQGLKLKTDEPYYYIFKDYKTGLEYIRQGREIAQNGLYVQLDAFKYHIFMDFREIYDTPEGHYRNLTNFLNGRGVPNIEEAVTELYLKPIHIPFTAIINPDTLHKLAGGEINEFEDKIRALLWAVKHFSEGLGDVETVASHLKRVFLAALQLEKLDVPETIDFFRTYPNNKRILLIWLVVYSLGRIKAEITDYEEQSLTWIDEWLLGKIIRQTIQAMGTDDWVAYREEFLIKILIKHHQWIKNPLINILKDPEVQNYIHLNRYEGILYFHKESFEELMNWLFIVSIVHEPTGSIERYEVVRKFIQSAKKAKYQFNKMR